In Lysobacter luteus, a single window of DNA contains:
- a CDS encoding serine hydrolase has product MPNAIRLPTTLAALLLSLSLAGVAAAQTLPTAEVRADAPVADPLQGFDAYVENVRTQFDVPGIAVAIVKDGEVVLERGYGVKDLASREPVDAHTMFAIASNTKAFTATALQILAGDGRLAMDDRVIDHLPWFRMSDPYITREMRIRDLLAHRSGLALGAGDLLYWPGTDYTTEEVARRLAEVPIEGGFREQYAYDNILFGVAQLVVEAASGQRFEAFLRERILDPLGMDETRFNSDHLRPGDNVATGYSKADFTKLVAAPRMAWGNVSGAGGLYSSAHDLTRWVRLQLDQGVVEGEGAHVRRLFDEAQQRDMWNVLTPIPLGKPSTVPELAAAAPNFRGYAQGWNVSDYRGERLVWHTGGWPGFYSRITLVPGHELGVIVLTSAEVGGAFNAVTMRALDAMLGEAPTDWTAAYLAARGNAQEEADEDWRKHQAARVADSSPSLALDGYAATYRDPWYGDVVVARNGDALRIRFTRSPALVGTLSHWQHDTFVVRWDERWLNADAFLTFDLGPDGDVRAARMEAISPLTDFSFDFHHLRLEPVDDDAASNGDDA; this is encoded by the coding sequence ATGCCCAACGCCATCCGCCTGCCGACGACCCTGGCCGCGCTGCTGCTGTCCCTCTCGCTTGCCGGCGTCGCGGCCGCGCAGACCCTGCCGACGGCCGAAGTCCGCGCGGATGCCCCGGTGGCCGACCCGTTGCAGGGTTTCGATGCCTACGTCGAGAACGTCCGCACGCAGTTCGACGTGCCCGGCATCGCGGTAGCCATCGTCAAGGATGGCGAGGTGGTGCTCGAGCGCGGCTATGGCGTGAAGGACCTTGCTAGCCGCGAGCCGGTGGATGCGCACACGATGTTCGCGATCGCCTCGAACACCAAGGCATTCACCGCCACCGCACTGCAGATCCTGGCCGGTGACGGTCGGCTGGCGATGGACGACCGGGTGATCGACCACCTGCCGTGGTTCCGCATGTCCGACCCGTACATCACCCGCGAGATGCGCATCCGCGATCTGCTCGCCCACCGCAGCGGGCTCGCGCTTGGCGCTGGCGACCTGCTGTACTGGCCCGGCACCGACTACACCACCGAGGAGGTCGCCCGGCGACTGGCCGAGGTGCCGATCGAAGGCGGTTTCCGCGAGCAGTACGCCTACGACAACATCCTTTTCGGCGTCGCCCAGCTGGTGGTCGAGGCCGCCAGTGGACAGCGTTTCGAAGCGTTCTTGCGCGAGCGAATCCTCGACCCGCTCGGCATGGACGAAACCCGCTTCAACAGCGACCACCTGCGTCCCGGTGACAACGTCGCCACCGGTTACTCCAAGGCCGACTTCACCAAGCTGGTCGCCGCGCCGCGCATGGCGTGGGGCAACGTGTCGGGCGCGGGCGGGCTGTACTCGAGCGCGCACGACCTGACCCGCTGGGTGCGCCTGCAGCTCGACCAGGGCGTGGTGGAAGGCGAGGGCGCGCATGTGCGCCGGCTCTTCGACGAGGCGCAGCAGCGCGACATGTGGAACGTGCTCACGCCGATTCCGCTGGGCAAGCCATCCACGGTGCCAGAGCTTGCAGCGGCCGCACCGAACTTCCGCGGCTACGCCCAGGGCTGGAATGTCTCCGACTACCGTGGCGAGCGGCTGGTCTGGCACACCGGCGGCTGGCCGGGCTTCTACTCGCGCATCACGCTGGTGCCCGGGCATGAGCTGGGGGTCATCGTGCTCACCAGTGCGGAGGTCGGCGGCGCGTTCAACGCGGTGACGATGCGTGCACTGGACGCGATGCTGGGCGAGGCGCCGACCGATTGGACCGCCGCCTACCTGGCCGCACGTGGCAATGCGCAGGAGGAGGCCGACGAGGACTGGCGCAAGCACCAGGCTGCGCGCGTTGCCGATTCGTCGCCATCGCTGGCCTTGGACGGCTACGCGGCGACCTACCGGGACCCCTGGTACGGCGACGTCGTGGTGGCACGCAACGGCGACGCACTGCGGATCCGGTTCACCCGCAGCCCGGCGCTGGTCGGCACCCTGTCGCACTGGCAGCACGACACGTTCGTGGTGCGCTGGGACGAGCGCTGGCTCAACGCCGACGCGTTCCTGACGTTCGACCTCGGCCCCGATGGCGACGTGCGCGCCGCGCGGATGGAGGCGATTTCACCGCTGACCGACTTCAGCTTCGACTTCCATCACCTGCGGTTGGAACCGGTGGACGATGACGCCGCCTCCAACGGGGATGACGCGTGA
- a CDS encoding FKBP-type peptidyl-prolyl cis-trans isomerase — MSRCLPRLRRSLLIAAAALSLVLCACAPEAPPAGGRVAELQRVDVVTGDGALATPGDQVTVHYTGWLYDEDAPEQRGDKFDSSLDRSEPFTFLLGAGRVIRGWDDGVAGMRVGGRRVLMIPPEYGYGRKGAGGVIPPGASLVFEVELLDVEAR; from the coding sequence ATGTCCCGTTGCCTTCCCCGCCTGCGCCGATCCCTGCTGATTGCGGCCGCCGCGCTGTCACTGGTGCTCTGCGCGTGCGCGCCTGAAGCGCCACCGGCGGGCGGGCGCGTCGCCGAGCTGCAACGCGTCGACGTCGTCACGGGTGACGGCGCCCTCGCAACGCCGGGAGACCAGGTCACCGTGCACTACACCGGCTGGCTCTACGACGAGGACGCACCGGAGCAGCGGGGCGACAAGTTCGACAGCTCGCTCGACCGTAGCGAGCCGTTCACGTTCCTGCTCGGCGCTGGGCGGGTGATCCGCGGCTGGGACGACGGTGTCGCCGGGATGCGCGTGGGCGGCCGCCGCGTACTGATGATCCCGCCGGAGTACGGCTACGGGCGCAAGGGCGCCGGTGGCGTGATCCCACCCGGCGCGTCTCTGGTGTTCGAGGTCGAGCTGCTCGACGTCGAGGCACGCTGA
- a CDS encoding host attachment family protein, translating into MQIPNEALVIVADGEGARVFRNRGDGQRLSLHQYDLLELMNMNDDGPAGSMPDGSDGFRIDKATFAKQLALRLNDGALKQQYRDLVLVADEKTLGEMRPLLHKEVQDRLRAEIPKTLTNTPLEEIERILS; encoded by the coding sequence ATGCAGATTCCCAACGAAGCCCTGGTCATCGTCGCCGACGGCGAAGGCGCCCGTGTGTTCCGCAACCGCGGGGACGGGCAGCGGCTCTCTTTGCACCAGTACGACCTGCTGGAGCTGATGAACATGAACGACGACGGCCCGGCCGGTTCGATGCCCGACGGCTCCGACGGCTTCCGCATCGACAAGGCGACGTTCGCCAAGCAGCTTGCGCTTCGGCTCAACGACGGCGCGCTCAAGCAGCAGTACCGCGACCTGGTCCTGGTGGCCGACGAGAAGACCCTCGGCGAGATGCGGCCGTTGTTGCACAAGGAGGTCCAGGATCGCCTGCGTGCCGAGATCCCCAAGACGCTGACCAACACGCCGTTGGAGGAGATCGAGCGGATCCTGTCGTGA
- a CDS encoding BaiN/RdsA family NAD(P)/FAD-dependent oxidoreductase has translation MCALTAGQRGRRVLVVEHANKVGKKILMSGGGRCNFTNTGTTPDNYLSANPHFCKSALARYTPWDFIAMVERHGIAYHEKELGQLFCDVSSKLIVKMLLDECAAAGVRIETHCSVERVVHGDDGGYRLHTTRGTFTAPALVVASGGLSIPSMGASGFGYELARQFGHAVLPTRAGLVPLTLSGKHQERLADLSGVAFPVTARCNGQAFSNFMLVTHRGVSGPSILQISSYWQPGDDLRLDLLPGVDALDRLQALQRERPAAELRTVLGELLPKRFAQRFGEVWLAHLQPNRPMRQFTLPQLRDVASLLGDWPLVASGTEGYRTAEVTLGGVDTDGVSSSTMQSRHVPGLYFIGEVLDVTGWLGGYNFQWAWASGHAAGMAV, from the coding sequence ATGTGCGCACTCACTGCCGGCCAGCGTGGTCGCCGCGTGCTCGTGGTCGAGCACGCCAACAAGGTCGGCAAGAAGATCCTGATGTCCGGCGGCGGGCGCTGCAATTTCACCAACACCGGCACCACGCCCGACAACTACCTGTCGGCGAACCCGCACTTCTGCAAGTCGGCGCTGGCGCGCTACACGCCGTGGGACTTCATCGCGATGGTGGAGCGCCACGGCATCGCGTACCACGAGAAGGAACTCGGGCAGCTGTTCTGCGATGTCTCGTCCAAGCTCATCGTCAAGATGCTCCTGGACGAATGCGCCGCCGCGGGTGTGCGCATCGAGACCCACTGCAGTGTCGAACGCGTCGTGCACGGCGACGACGGCGGCTACCGCCTGCACACCACCCGCGGCACGTTCACTGCCCCGGCCCTGGTGGTCGCCAGCGGCGGCCTGTCGATACCCAGCATGGGCGCCAGCGGTTTCGGCTACGAGCTGGCGCGGCAGTTCGGCCACGCGGTGCTGCCGACCCGCGCCGGACTGGTGCCGTTGACCCTCAGCGGCAAGCACCAGGAGCGGCTGGCCGACCTGAGCGGCGTCGCCTTCCCGGTCACCGCACGCTGCAACGGCCAAGCCTTCAGCAACTTCATGCTGGTCACGCACCGCGGCGTCAGTGGGCCGTCCATCCTGCAGATCTCGTCGTACTGGCAACCCGGTGACGACCTCCGGCTGGACCTGCTGCCTGGCGTCGACGCGCTGGACCGGCTGCAGGCACTGCAGCGCGAACGGCCCGCGGCCGAGTTGCGCACCGTGCTCGGCGAGCTGCTGCCCAAGCGCTTCGCCCAGCGGTTCGGTGAGGTCTGGCTGGCACACCTGCAGCCGAACCGGCCGATGCGCCAGTTCACCCTGCCGCAGCTGCGCGACGTCGCGTCGCTGCTCGGCGACTGGCCCCTGGTGGCGAGCGGCACCGAGGGCTATCGCACCGCCGAGGTCACCCTGGGGGGCGTGGACACCGACGGTGTTTCATCGAGCACGATGCAGTCGCGCCACGTGCCTGGCCTGTACTTCATCGGCGAAGTGCTGGACGTGACCGGCTGGCTGGGCGGCTACAACTTCCAGTGGGCCTGGGCATCGGGCCACGCGGCCGGGATGGCGGTCTAG
- a CDS encoding YaeQ family protein → MATKSTVVKAELQVSDMDRHYYATHNLTLAQHPSETDERLMVRLLAFALHADDRLEFGRGLSDEDEPALWKRDYTGEIELWIDLGNPDETRIKKACARARQVVVVNYGGRASDLWWDRIANSLTRLKNLTVIDIPGDVVDAMAAIGERGMRLNALVQDGELQLMGERGNVSLRPDVRMAATG, encoded by the coding sequence ATGGCGACCAAATCCACCGTGGTCAAGGCCGAGTTGCAGGTCAGCGACATGGACCGGCACTACTACGCCACCCACAACCTCACCCTCGCCCAGCACCCTTCGGAGACCGACGAGCGGCTGATGGTGCGGCTGCTGGCGTTCGCCCTGCATGCGGACGACCGGCTCGAGTTCGGCCGCGGCCTCAGCGACGAGGACGAGCCGGCACTGTGGAAGCGCGACTACACCGGGGAGATCGAGCTGTGGATCGACCTGGGCAATCCGGACGAAACCCGCATCAAGAAGGCCTGCGCGCGTGCCCGGCAGGTCGTGGTGGTGAACTACGGCGGGCGTGCCTCCGACCTCTGGTGGGACCGCATCGCCAATTCACTGACACGGCTGAAGAACCTCACCGTGATCGACATCCCGGGCGACGTCGTGGACGCGATGGCCGCGATCGGCGAACGCGGGATGCGGCTCAACGCGCTGGTCCAGGATGGCGAGCTGCAACTGATGGGCGAACGCGGCAACGTGTCGCTGCGCCCGGACGTGCGGATGGCTGCCACCGGCTGA